The segment TGCCAGTCCTACTACCGTTGATAAGAAACTTTTAGTCACACTGTGTGTCATATCTACTCGTAGAGGTTCACCCCATTCAGCGACGATGTATCCTTTGTATACAATAATTCCTGTAGGTGCACCACGATCTGCAAAAGGACCGATACCATCTCCAAAAGGTTCTTTCCCGAAGGTGCGATAGTGATTGGCTTCCATGCTACGAGGAGCCTGAGTTTCATTCGCAATAGCAAAGGAAATCGCTTCTGAAAGTTTTGTACCATTCAAACCCACTGATTGTGGAGTTTGGTGCTGCCAGCTTTGGGCGGGAGGAAAATAAGCTGTTTTGATTTTGGCCTTCTGATTCTGGGCGGCTAGCGCTGAAAGAGTTGCTATACCAATCAGCGTATAGAGAAACGGTACAAATAATTTATAAGACATGGAGTTCGGAAACGGTTGTACGTGTTTTGTTGATTTGCCAGCCGGATAGCACTAAGCTAAAGCAGGCTCTAGTGATTTTTCCATAATGTAATCTTCCATCAGAAAGCCATTGCCAATGTCAATATTCTCCTGGCCTGTCACATGAAAGCCTATTCTTTCATAAAACTGAACTGCGGGGTTTTGTCTGTTTACATTCAACGACAGGGTTTGTTGGGAATGAGATCTGGCAATAGCCTCTACCTGAGTAAATAGTGCTTTACCAACACCTTTACCTTGGGAAGATGGCAGAATGTAGATTTTATGAATCTTGACTTTAGGCTGATTCGTGTAATTGAGTTGATACGATATATAGCCAAAAGTTGTATCCTCTTCCTCTGCCAGTAGAAACGTATGACTTTTTTGGGTAATCTGTTCTTCCAAAGAAGGAATGCTGTACATCCAGTCCAGCATATAGGCGATTTGCTCTTTCGATAGGATAGAGCCAAACGTATCTGGCCAGGTTTGATGAGCTATTTGTTGAATGGTTTGAAAATCATTGGAAGTAGCTTCCCGTATTTTTATCATAGAAATAGAGGTTTGATATAGCACAAAGATAGATTTTGGTGAGATTTCGGCTTTGCTTTTTTCATCATTTTTTTACTACCTTTGAAAACACTTTGATAGAAAGTAAAAGCCCGAAACAGGCTTGGATACTACCTGTTTGACTAGTTTGCTACAAGTTGCAAGTAAATTGAAATCCTTGGTAAGAATGCTTTCCTGCTGTGTTGTTTTACAATAAATGACTAAATATACTATTTTGAGTATGGATACCAAAAAGCTAGATGCAGCCTTAATTGCTTTAGTTGAAAAGAAAATTCAGCTAAGTAATATGAATTATTCAGATGAACGTTACGATGAAGTTGAGGAGCAACTTCATGATATGGAAGATGACTTCATAGATAAATATGGGGATTTTCTGGAAGATGCATTGGAAGAGGTTCATGATACACACGATATGGATTCGGAAGTATTACTACCTACAGCTTATCTGGCACAGAAATATGAGAAAGTAGGCCAACACCCTGATGGAAGACCTATCTACGAAGTAGATCACAAAGAAGGTGTATGGGTAGAAACAGAGAAATTTCCAGGCAAAGAAGCTCGTCTGGTTTTGATTCCAAGCCCAACACGTTTTGTGCTTTCTGTGGGCAAACATCGGGAAGAGGTTTGGAAGGCGTAAATTTTCCTTTAGTCAGAAAATGGAGAAGCCCTGTTCTCCATTTTCTGAGATCTTATAAGGAAGGGGTTTTTAGCTTGAACCCTACTCCATGCAGGTTTGTAATTTCTACTG is part of the Xanthocytophaga agilis genome and harbors:
- a CDS encoding GNAT family N-acetyltransferase encodes the protein MIKIREATSNDFQTIQQIAHQTWPDTFGSILSKEQIAYMLDWMYSIPSLEEQITQKSHTFLLAEEEDTTFGYISYQLNYTNQPKVKIHKIYILPSSQGKGVGKALFTQVEAIARSHSQQTLSLNVNRQNPAVQFYERIGFHVTGQENIDIGNGFLMEDYIMEKSLEPALA